In a genomic window of Zonotrichia albicollis isolate bZonAlb1 chromosome 7, bZonAlb1.hap1, whole genome shotgun sequence:
- the LOC141729603 gene encoding olfactory receptor 14C36-like gives MSNSSSIRHFLLLALADMRQLQLLHFCLLLGISLAALLGNGLIISAIACGHHLHTPMFFFLLNLALSNLGSICTTVPKAMHNSLWDTRGISYKGCAAQLFFFLFFISAEFFLLTIMCYDRYVSICKPLHYGTLLGSRACAHMAAAAWASAFLNALLHTANTFSLPLCHGNALGQYFCEVPQILKLSCSLSNFRKIWISLVAVCLASGCFVFIVFSYVQIFRAVLRIPSEQGQHKAFSTCLPHLAVVSLFVSTGSFSYLKPPSISSPSLDLALSVLYSVVPPALNPLIYSLRNQELKAAVWTLMTGCF, from the coding sequence atgtccaacagcagctccatcaggcacttcctcctgctggcactggcagacatgcggcagctgcagctcctgcacttctgcctcttgctgggcatctccctggctgccctcctgggcaacggcctcatcatcagcgccatagcctgcggccaccacctgcacacacccatgttcttcttcctgctcaacctggccctcagcaacctgggctccatctgcaccactgtccccaaagccatgcacaattccctctgggacaccaggggcatctcctacaaaggatgtgctgctcagctctttttctttctcttcttcatttcagctgagtttttcctcctgaccatcatgtgctacgaccgctacgtgtccatctgcaaacctctgcactacgggaccctcctgggcagcagagcttgtgcccacatggcagcagctgcctgggccagtgcctttctcaatgctcttctgcacacggccaatacattttccctgcccctgtgccatggcaatgctcTGGGCCAGTACTTCTGTGAGGTTCCACAGATCCTCAAACTGTCCTGCTCACTATCCAACTtcagaaaaatttggatttcattGGTTGCTGTCTGTTTAGCTtctggctgttttgtgttcattgttttctcctatgtgcagatcttcagggctgtgctgaggatcccctctgagcagggacagcacaaagccttttccacctgccttccTCACCTGGCCGTTGTCTCCTTGTTTGTCAGCACTGGCTCTTtttcctacctgaagcccccctccatctcctccccctccttggatctggccctgtcagttctgtactcagtggtgcctccagccctgaaccccctcatctacagcctgaggaaccaggagctcaaggctgcagtgtggacactgatgactggatgcttttaG